GCGACCTCTTTGGTGTGCTGAAGACCGTTCTGTCCGAAGCTGGTGCGGTATTTCAGGCGGCCGACGAGTTTCAGGAGCTCCGGGTGCATGCCGTGGATCCCCAGTTCAAAAGCGGCTTTGTCGCCTTCTTCCTTGATCTTGTTCTCAATTTCCTTCTTGGCCTTTTCCACGACCTCTTCGATGCGGCCCGGATGAATGCGTCCGTCAGCGATCAGGCTCTCCAGGGCGATGCGGGCGATCTCGCGGCGCATCATGTCAAAACCCGAGATGGTGACCGCTTCCGGCGTGTCATCAATGATGACGTCCACTCCCGTGGCCATTTCCAGGGCGCGGATGTTGCGGCCCTCGCGCCCTATGATCCGGCCTTTCATCTCATCGCTGGGCAGGGCCACGACGCTGATCGTGGTCTCGGCCGTGTGGTCCGAGGCGCTGCGCTGGATGGCGGTGGCGATGATGTTGCGGGCGATCTTGTCCACGTTTTCCTTGACCTCTTCCTCGGCCCGGCGGATCCGGGTGGATTTTTCCTGGGTCAATTCCTCATCCATTTTGGCGAGAAGCAGGGCCTTGGCCTCTTCCGAGGTCATGGAAGAGATGGTCTGCAGCCGCTTCTTTTCCTCTTCGATGATCTTCGCCAATTCGTCCTTGCGGCCCCGCAGGGAGTCCTCCTCTTGTCTCACCTGGGTCAGGCGGGCGTTGATATCCTTTTCTTTCTTCTCCAGGAGGTCCACCCGCTTGTCCAGGTTTTCCTCCTTCTGCAGAATGCGTTTTTCGGTCTGCACCAGCTCGTCGCGGCGCTCCTTGGTCTCGCGCTCGAAATCCTGCCGGAGTTTCAGCATCAATTCCTTGCCGGCCAGCTCCGCCTCTTTGCGGCGGCTTTCGACCTCACGCGAAGCGGATTCCGTCAATTCTTTTGCCTTCTGTTCCGCTTCCCGGAGTTTTTTGCCGGCAAAAAAGGACCGGATCAAATACCCCGCGAAAAACACCAGGCAGAACAGGGAAAACATGACAAAGCTTTGGATATAGATATTTTGATCTTCGAACATGGTTCCTCTCCCTCTATGTCAGGAACAGGACAACCGCCCTGCTCCACGGATATGGTTGAAACTAAGATTGCTCGGCCTTCGTTGAATGCAAACGAGACAGCTTCCAGGGCCCAAGGTCATGGCCCTGACGATCACACCGTGACCGTTTTTTCAAAATCAGGAATTGGTGACGAGGATGGAAACCGGGAGGTCGTGGTTGTCCCGCGGTAGGGAGTCAACCACCTGGAAGTCAAAGGCGAGTCCGACAGTGGGCGTGTCCTTGGGAAGACGGGCCAGGAACCGGTCATAATAACCGGCGCCTCGGCCGAGGCGGCGGCCGGCCGCGTCGAAAGCGACGCCGGGCACGACCGCCAGGTCAATGTCTTCCAAAGAAAGGACCCGGCCGCATTCGGGCCTGGGAACAGGCACGCCGTACGGGCCGGGTTCACAATCTTTCTCATAATCGTCGATCAATGTGGGAACGATCATTGTGCGTTCTTTTATGATTGTCGGAATTGCCACTTGTTTGCCTAACTTCCGGGCTCGATTGATCATCTCAACGGTTTCCACTTCGCCATCAAACGCCGCATAAAACAGAATCGTGTTTGCCTTCACAAACTCTTTCAGGGCAAACAACTTTTCTAAAATCACCAGACTTTTATGGCGACGATCTTCCTCCTTCTGGTTTCTTAATAAGTTGAGTGCGCGATTTCGAATTATTGTTTTGGTTTCAGAGACCACATTCAAGAACCTGGCCCAAACGGGTAAACACAACAAACGCAACATAAGATATCCGGTCGGGTTATGACAAAACCCTCTGAACACCGAATTTTTAGAAATTGTAAACCTTTATATACTATCATTTTTTATAAAAGCGGGCAACCCTATTTTGCCGGGGGCGAGGGCCGGGAACGGCTTTGCAGGCGTTCCTTGACCGCTTTTTCCAGGCCTTGGTCGGTTGGCTGGTAATACGTTTTTTTCTCCGGCATGTATTCCTGGTCCACATAATGCCCGGGAAAGTCGTGAGCGTATTTGTAATCCTTGCCCCGGCCGAGCTTTTTGGCGCCGGAATACGAAGCGTCCTTCAGGTGGGCCGGGACCTCCTGGGTCTTTTCGCCGGCAACGTCCTTCAGTGCCTGATCGATTCCCAGGTAGACCGCGTTGGATTTGGGCGCGCAGGCAACATACACCGCGGCCTGGGCCAGCGGGATCCTGGCCTCGGGAAGCCCGATGAATTCCGCGGCCTGCATGGCGGCGGTGGCCAGCATCAGGGCCCGGGGATCGGCATTGCCCACGTCCTCGGCCGCGCAGATGCAGATGCGCCGCGCGATGAACCGGGGGTCTTCCCCGGCATAGATCATCTTGGCCATCCAGTACAGGGCCGCGTCCGGGTCTGACCCTCGCATGGATTTGATAAAGGCCGATGCCGTGTCGTAATGCGCGTCGCCGTCTCTGTCGTAATTGACCTGTTTGCGCTGGATGGATTCCTGGGCAACGGCGATGTCCAGATGCACCGCGCCGTCTTTGTCCGTCGGGGTTGTCCGGCAGCCGACCTCCAGGGCGTTGAGGGCCTTGCGCGCGTCGCCGTCGCAAATGTTGGAAAGGAAATCCAGCGCCTCGGCCTCCGGCCGGATATTCATGTTCCCCAGCCCGCGCTCCTTGTCCTGAAGGGCCCGGGTCAAGATGGTCTTGATATCTTCCGGGGACAACGGCTTGAGCTCAAAGACCAGCGACCGGGACAACAGCGGCCCGACCAGCGAAAAAAACGGATTGAACACTGTGGCGCCGATCAGGATCAAGTGGCCTTCCTCCAGGTCGGGCATAAGCACATCCTGCTGGGCTTTATTGAAACGGTGGATTTCGTCGATGAAGAGCACGGTCTTGCGGCCGGTGGCAAGGCGGCGGTTTTGCGACCCGGCGATGATCTTGCGGAGCTCTTCCACATTGGACGAGACAGCGTTGACCCGTTCAAAAACCGTGCTCGTTTTTTGCTGAATGCACTGGGCGAGGGTTGTCTTCCCGGACCCCGGCGGGCCATAAAGGATCAGGGAACTCAGCCGGTCGGCTTCGATGGCGCGCGTCAGGAGTTTGCCGGGGCCGAGGATATGCGCCTGCCCGACATACTCCTCCAGCGACCGCGGCCGCATCCGGGCGCTCAGGGGGGCGTCTTTGGAGAGGACTTCGTTCTCGATTTCGGAGAAGATGGTGTTGGAATTATCTCTGGCGGGAAGTTTCTTTTTCATGAGAAGAAGATCCTGCGATGGGTTACGAACTCATTGACCCCGGCTGCTTCAACCGCTCCGAAATCAAAAACCGATTTCGGAGACGAAGCAAGACGCCGGGGTCTGTTCCGGCATTAACTTGCGTTCGCTATCGCTCCGCAAGTTAAGCCGTCATAGAAAATCCCCGCAATGCCGTTGGGAAAAGTTAAAGGTGAACCGAGTCACCAGGTGGGAACATGGCTAAAGTGCCCAAGGGCAATTAGACGTTAGCTCCCATTTTTAGAGTGTTGGTTCTTTTTAACTTGACCCTCACGCGCACCGCAGGGACAAAATCAGTCTAACACGATTCGCGTGATTCTTCAAACAGGCATTGCGCCGGATCGGCTTCAATCCTTGAATAAAAAATCTTTATGCGGAGAGGCGGATTGACGGGTGGAAAAGGCGGCGTCATCGAACGCCACGGCCCCATGATCTCAAACGGCTGCGGGCTTCACCGTTAGCCCCTTTTGGCTTGCACCAACCATAGCGTCAGGATACAATGAACTGGCTTCAAATTCGCCCACAAATATGTCTATCTCTTCCTATAAATCCGTCACATCGCCCGAGGCCTTGAGGAACACCATCGGCAACGACCACTATTCGCTGAGGTGGTTCTCTTTCCTCATTGCCCGGAGAGAGGTCAGGGCAAGCTGGGCGGGCGACGACGCGGTGGAAAATCGGTACCGGACGCTCTCGTCCCTCCTCTGGGCGCGCGCGCTCCTCGTCGTCACGGCCGGGACAGCGCTGGCCGTCGCGGCGGCGACACGCAGTCCCTGGGGAATCCTGGCCGCGGGCCTCTGCGGGGCGGGCGCCCTTCTGACGCGCAAGCCCTTCAAGTCCTGCGTCCGTGATATCGGGATGCGGACGGTCCTGCGCGAAATCGGCGACAAAACCCTCCGGGAAAAGACCCTTTACCAGATCAGCGAACACCTGAGCCGGGCCTACAGCATCCCTTCGCTGGTGGACCACATTTACCGGTGGGACTACGGTGCGAGGATCGTTGTCATCTCCGCCGGGATCATCGCCGCGTGCCTGATCGCCGTCATCCTCAAGATCGACCGCGCCCCCTTCTTTCCCGTGTTCCTGGGTATCGTCACGGCGGCCTATATCGTATTCCACGCGATCAACACGATATCCCTTCTCAAAACTCTTCTGGCCCCTCTCCCCCACAAAATTTAGAAAAAGTAAATCACGTTGGCCGCGATCAAAAGCCACAGGACCACAAACCCTTCCTGGGACGTGGTCGACAGAAAAAACACGTAAATGAACGGGTACACCGCGGCCAGGACCGCGTTGTTCATCCGCTCATGACGGAAAACCAGGGAATGGCACGTGTAGTTGTGCCAGTTGAGGTCCGTGATGCGGTTGGCCTTGAGCATGTCGACATACAGCGCCGACCCCGGCAGAGGCGTGAGCAACGAAACGACCGTCATGTACGGCATGACCGAAAAACAGAACCTCCACATGGAGAACAGGCTCCGGAACGTGTCGGTGTCATAACCAAAAATATAATGTGCCTTGATCAGGAGCCCCGCCGCCTTGATCTTCTCGGTATAACGCAGATAATTTTCCGCCATCGCGTATTTCCCGCCCTGCTGATGCTCCTGCGACTTGTCGTAAATTTCGTATCCAAAGAGAAACCCCGTACACCCGGCCTCCTTGGCCAGCTTCAGGGTCTCGTCGTTCTTGGCAATGTCGATGGTGCACTGCGTGCTCCACTGCATCCTCAGCGGCTTGAGCGCCCTGAACAGTTCCCGGGCGTAGGCAGGGTCGGAATAAATATTGTTGTCGATGAACGTCACATTCCGGTATTTTGTCCGCACCTTTTCCAGAAGCTCGACGACCTCAAAAACGGGCTTTTTCCTGACCCGCTCTCCGCTGAAGGACGGGATCGTGCAAAAATGGCACTTGAATTTGCATCCGCGCGTGGTTTCCAGAAAATCCTTGATCACCGCCGGAGGAGAATTCAAAAGCTCCTGATGCACGATCTGATGGTTTTCCTCGGAAGGAACGCCGTCATAGCGGGGCTTGAGCGTTCCGGCTTCGTAATCCGCGACCACCTGGGGCCAGATCCCCTCGGCCTCGCCGGTCACCACGCTGTCGCAGTATTCCAGGGCCTCGTCCGGCAGATAGCTAACATGCGGTCCGCCCATAACCACCCTGGCCCCGCGGCGCTTAAACTCCTTGGCCAGTTTGTAAGCTTCGCTGCAGTTGGACGTAAACGCTGTAATAGCCACAAGCCCGTGGTCGGTGTAATAGCGGTCATTCCAAAGGGCGCGATTGAATTCGCGGACACGAAAACTCTTCGGCGTGAGGGCCCTGAGGACAACAAACACCGGGGGGTAGGTCCGAGAATAGACGACCAGCGAGGCGATCCCTTCCAGTATCCCCGGCCCGACGGGATTGATGAGGACCAGTTCCCGGTCGGACAGGAACCGGGCCCGGATCTCCGGATAAGCGTCGAGGATCAACTGCGCAAGATAAATAAAAGTAAAAAAATGGATGGCCTTCAGGGGAAGGAAGGCGATCCGGGGATAATCCACGAGCCCCGGGGCCGGGACCTTCGCGGCCCCGTAAACAACCGCGGACAGGCCGAACAGCCCGAGAAGAACGCCGGCCTCCCGGAACGATATCAGGATGCGTCTGCGGCCCTGCCCCATCGGCCGCAGATATTCCGAGGAGACAACCGCCGAGGCCAACAGATAGCAAAAGACCAGGTCCCCGAACGTCTGGATCGACGCCAACTCAATGTCCCGCCCCGGGAAAAGCCCAAACGCCAAAAAGTGAAGGACCAGCGGCAGCAGGCCGACCCCCAGGCAAACCGGCCAGTTCTTCAAAAATTGACCGGAAAAAACCTTCCAATTGAAAAGGTCGTCCTCCCCCGCCGCGATCCGGACCAGGACGCCGTAAACACCGGCCACAAACAGCGTCTTGGCCAAAAACAGCAGGATGAACACGAGTCCAGCCCAGGGAGACTGCGCCACGGCATCGCCGAAGTAGATCGTGGCAACGGACGGTTCCAGAAGAAAAACGACAACAATAGGAGAAAAAAACGAGAGGAAGATGTCGAATGATTTTCCGAAAGACGAACGGTGGGTCGACATGGATTCGCAGCGCCTTCCTTTCCACCGGCAAGGCGATCTTCAAAAAAGCTTACCGCAGGGCCGCCGAAAACCGCTCCTGAATGGCCCGGCAGATCCGCTCATGGACGGCCTGGACTTCCTGTTCGGTCAATGTTCTTTCGAAGGAGCGGTAAACGACCGAGAACACCAGTCCCCGCTGGCCGGCCGGGATTTTCTCGCCGAGGTATTGCTCGAGGAATTTCACGTCCGCCACATAACCCTGGCCCAGGGCGCCGACCGTTTCCTTGATCTGGCCGAACGTCACGCCCTGCGGGACAGCCAGGCTCACATCACGCACAACCGTCGGATATTCCGGAAGCGGCTCATACGGACGGACAGCCGGCTGGCGCGCGGCGAGACCTTCAATCAAGATTTGCGCGAACAAGACCGGCTCATGTTTGATGTCCCATCCCTGAAGGATGTCGCGCCGGACCTTGCCGAGATGGCCGGCCGGTGTTGTGCCCCAGAGGACCCGGACGGCTTCACCGGATGAAAAAACATCAGAGGCGTCCTCGGAAGAAAAACGGATGTGCTCCAGCAGACCGAACCGCCCCAGGGCGCGTTCGATGATCCCCTTGAGATCATAGATATCTACCGGCTCCCGGTCCGCGGCGCGCCAGTCGTCCTGCCGGGTCCCGGTCAAGATCAACGAAAGGGCCTCTTTTTCCCCGTCGGGACCGTAGACCTTGCCGATCTCGAAAAGACGCAGGTCACGCTGCCCGCGGTTCAAGTTCAACCGGACGACGGACAGGGCGCCCGGCAGAAGGCTCGGGCGCAAAAGATCGTGCTCGGATGTCAGCGCGTTTTTCATCGCGATCCCCTCAAGCCCGTCCTGGCCGGCCCTGGCCAGGGCGCCGCGGTTGGTCATGGTGTAAGTGATGATCTCGTCCAGCCCCAGCCCGGTCAACGCCTCGCGCAGGCGGGACTTGAACAGATACTGGGGGCTTGTCATGGCCTTCCCCATGTTCACCGTCGGCAAACTTTGGGACAAATTGTCGTAACCGATGACGCGCGCGATCTCCTCAATGATATCCACGCCTTCCTTAATATCCAGACGGACCGTCGGCGGGACAGCCTTGATCAATGTTTTGTTCTCGATCTCCACATCGAACCCGAGCCGCTTGAGGATGGTCTTGCACAGCTGAAGAGTGACCGTTTCTCCCAGAGCGCTGTCGATGGTGTTCTTGGAGATCAGGATCTGCCGGCGGGCCGTGCCTTTTTTGCCCGGGAACAGGTCGGTCCGGCTTTCGATCTGTCCGCCGGCCAGCTCGCGGATCAGGGCCACGGTCCGGTTGGCGCCGCTTTCCACGGTATGGACGTCCACCCCGCGCTCAAAACGGTAGCTGGAATCCGTGGACAGACCCAAAAGCCGCGAGGCTCTGCGGATCAAGACCGGCTCAAAATACGCGCTCTCCAGAAGGATATTTTGGGTCGCGGACGTGACTTCCGTGTCTTTTCCGCCCATGACGCCGGCCACGGCGACCGGACGCTTGCTGTCGGCGATGACCAGGACCGAAGGATCGAGTTTGCGTTCCACGCCGTCGATCGTGACGATCGTCTCGCCCTGCCGGGCCCGTCGCACGATGACCTTGCCGCCGTTCAGCTTGTCATAATCAAAAGCGTGCAGGGGCTGGCCGTTCTCCAGCAGGCTGAAATTTGTGATGTCCACGATATTGTTGATCGGCCTTAAGCCCACGGAGGAGATGCGCTTGGCGAGCCATTCCGGCGACGGTGTTACGTTAACTCCGCGGATCACCGTGCCGATGTAGCGGGGGCAGGCGTCCCGGTCCAGGATCTCAATGTCACACTTCTGCGAAGGATAATGGATCTTGCGGACCTTGGGCGGGTTCAAATTTTTGTTGAGGATCGCAGAGACTTCCCGGGCGATGCCCAAGACGTTCAGGCAGTCCACGCGGTTGGGCGTGACCTCGATCTCAAAAACGGTGTCGTGGCCGACGGCCGCGGCGTGCTCGACCTCGAGTCCGGCCATGGTGAGACGGTGGGCCAGCTTCTCGGC
This portion of the Candidatus Omnitrophota bacterium genome encodes:
- the rny gene encoding ribonuclease Y; amino-acid sequence: MFEDQNIYIQSFVMFSLFCLVFFAGYLIRSFFAGKKLREAEQKAKELTESASREVESRRKEAELAGKELMLKLRQDFERETKERRDELVQTEKRILQKEENLDKRVDLLEKKEKDINARLTQVRQEEDSLRGRKDELAKIIEEEKKRLQTISSMTSEEAKALLLAKMDEELTQEKSTRIRRAEEEVKENVDKIARNIIATAIQRSASDHTAETTISVVALPSDEMKGRIIGREGRNIRALEMATGVDVIIDDTPEAVTISGFDMMRREIARIALESLIADGRIHPGRIEEVVEKAKKEIENKIKEEGDKAAFELGIHGMHPELLKLVGRLKYRTSFGQNGLQHTKEVAHLMNHMSAQLGLDPKPAIRAGLLHDIGKVVSQEVEEGTHAIVGANLARKYGEIEIVVNAVAAHHNEVESNSIYGTLLCAADAISAARPGARAETLETYVKRLESLEKIANSFKGVEKAFALQAGREVRIMVMPDKINDDEAIVMARDIRKRVEQEMEYPGQIKVVVVRETRAIEYAK
- a CDS encoding 5-formyltetrahydrofolate cyclo-ligase — encoded protein: MLRLLCLPVWARFLNVVSETKTIIRNRALNLLRNQKEEDRRHKSLVILEKLFALKEFVKANTILFYAAFDGEVETVEMINRARKLGKQVAIPTIIKERTMIVPTLIDDYEKDCEPGPYGVPVPRPECGRVLSLEDIDLAVVPGVAFDAAGRRLGRGAGYYDRFLARLPKDTPTVGLAFDFQVVDSLPRDNHDLPVSILVTNS
- a CDS encoding replication-associated recombination protein A is translated as MRPRSLEEYVGQAHILGPGKLLTRAIEADRLSSLILYGPPGSGKTTLAQCIQQKTSTVFERVNAVSSNVEELRKIIAGSQNRRLATGRKTVLFIDEIHRFNKAQQDVLMPDLEEGHLILIGATVFNPFFSLVGPLLSRSLVFELKPLSPEDIKTILTRALQDKERGLGNMNIRPEAEALDFLSNICDGDARKALNALEVGCRTTPTDKDGAVHLDIAVAQESIQRKQVNYDRDGDAHYDTASAFIKSMRGSDPDAALYWMAKMIYAGEDPRFIARRICICAAEDVGNADPRALMLATAAMQAAEFIGLPEARIPLAQAAVYVACAPKSNAVYLGIDQALKDVAGEKTQEVPAHLKDASYSGAKKLGRGKDYKYAHDFPGHYVDQEYMPEKKTYYQPTDQGLEKAVKERLQSRSRPSPPAK
- a CDS encoding radical SAM protein, coding for MSTHRSSFGKSFDIFLSFFSPIVVVFLLEPSVATIYFGDAVAQSPWAGLVFILLFLAKTLFVAGVYGVLVRIAAGEDDLFNWKVFSGQFLKNWPVCLGVGLLPLVLHFLAFGLFPGRDIELASIQTFGDLVFCYLLASAVVSSEYLRPMGQGRRRILISFREAGVLLGLFGLSAVVYGAAKVPAPGLVDYPRIAFLPLKAIHFFTFIYLAQLILDAYPEIRARFLSDRELVLINPVGPGILEGIASLVVYSRTYPPVFVVLRALTPKSFRVREFNRALWNDRYYTDHGLVAITAFTSNCSEAYKLAKEFKRRGARVVMGGPHVSYLPDEALEYCDSVVTGEAEGIWPQVVADYEAGTLKPRYDGVPSEENHQIVHQELLNSPPAVIKDFLETTRGCKFKCHFCTIPSFSGERVRKKPVFEVVELLEKVRTKYRNVTFIDNNIYSDPAYARELFRALKPLRMQWSTQCTIDIAKNDETLKLAKEAGCTGFLFGYEIYDKSQEHQQGGKYAMAENYLRYTEKIKAAGLLIKAHYIFGYDTDTFRSLFSMWRFCFSVMPYMTVVSLLTPLPGSALYVDMLKANRITDLNWHNYTCHSLVFRHERMNNAVLAAVYPFIYVFFLSTTSQEGFVVLWLLIAANVIYFF
- the pheT gene encoding phenylalanine--tRNA ligase subunit beta; protein product: MKVSINWLKDYVAIGLPAEKLAHRLTMAGLEVEHAAAVGHDTVFEIEVTPNRVDCLNVLGIAREVSAILNKNLNPPKVRKIHYPSQKCDIEILDRDACPRYIGTVIRGVNVTPSPEWLAKRISSVGLRPINNIVDITNFSLLENGQPLHAFDYDKLNGGKVIVRRARQGETIVTIDGVERKLDPSVLVIADSKRPVAVAGVMGGKDTEVTSATQNILLESAYFEPVLIRRASRLLGLSTDSSYRFERGVDVHTVESGANRTVALIRELAGGQIESRTDLFPGKKGTARRQILISKNTIDSALGETVTLQLCKTILKRLGFDVEIENKTLIKAVPPTVRLDIKEGVDIIEEIARVIGYDNLSQSLPTVNMGKAMTSPQYLFKSRLREALTGLGLDEIITYTMTNRGALARAGQDGLEGIAMKNALTSEHDLLRPSLLPGALSVVRLNLNRGQRDLRLFEIGKVYGPDGEKEALSLILTGTRQDDWRAADREPVDIYDLKGIIERALGRFGLLEHIRFSSEDASDVFSSGEAVRVLWGTTPAGHLGKVRRDILQGWDIKHEPVLFAQILIEGLAARQPAVRPYEPLPEYPTVVRDVSLAVPQGVTFGQIKETVGALGQGYVADVKFLEQYLGEKIPAGQRGLVFSVVYRSFERTLTEQEVQAVHERICRAIQERFSAALR